The genomic stretch TGCTGTGTTTTATTTCTCTTCAACTGTTTTTAAAAGTGCTGGAGTACCATCGGATGTTGCAAATGTGTGCATAGGATTTGCTAATTTGACAGGTACAATTTCATTTTCATTCTAATAGCATTAAGTTGTTGTATTCTCAAATGCTAATTTTTTTTCCTGTTTATCTCAGGATCTATCATTTCAACGGTTTTGATGGATAAACTTGGAAGGAAGGTTCTACTCTTTTGGAGTTTCTTTGGCATGGTAAATTATGCATAGATGTTCTATTATATCTTTTCTTAATAATCCAGTCGTAACATATCATCATATTAAAGGTGATTTTCACACACATCACAATATGGTACCCAGAAACAAGTTATCCTTTTGTAAGTCCTGACTTGGTGTTTATtataaaatttgaaaaatatgaaCAATTATATTATTACTTTTACAATGAATATCTACAACTCCAAGACTTAATTGGATTTCCTCAAGATTAGGAGCAAAACAGTAGCAGCTAAACTATCTTCAGAATTATATCTAAATAATAATGAAGGAAAAAACAAATTATATTATAATTACAATCAAAAGTAACGAAGAGGGGAAATATCGTTTGGCATGTGAACCAATGCAAGCACACAACATTACAAAACTGTGGGAAATTTCCTTTATTGTGTTATGATGCTTTAATTATCTTATCTTGTTATTGTATATAAAAAAGATTAACCTGGTCTTTAATCTGaattttaatatatttatatatacaCTGTATAGGCGATATCAATGATCATTCAAGCCACAGGAGCAAGTTCACTTTTACTAAACACGGGAGCTCTGTACCTATCTGTTGGTGGCATGCTAATGTAAGTATGCTGTAACTATGAATACAGATCTTGATTCTTGATAGATGCATCTGTAGTGAAAATTATGAGTTAAACAAAATTCATATTTCTAGAAATAGTGACATGACATTTTATTAGCCGGAGAGAAGTTGCTTTTATTAATGATTTAAGGTCACTAGTGGATGATGTTTTGAAAAGAGAACTATTGAGGATGTCTTGGATACAAAAAACAATAATAATCATTGATGTCACTTGGAACAGTCACGCGATTAAAAAAAACTTGGAACcatctgttggtgtaagccctagaggccaatacattttggtacttgtatcgaataataaaaggcattctctttattatgattgattaataaagtccctggaatagatagtccgtttaatgtattaagtgtgacttaatcatgagaacacattaaacataaggacattattcctaaagtatccgtagtcgagctttagtgtgaagtgggataacattaaagcattaagactattatgtttgtagactgatgatcacatctcatggatcatggataaagagttatcaagtcttagacataggtatgaatattaagagtaatatttataccggattgacccgctatgagaatactatatagaaagttatgcaaggtgtcataagttattctcatggtgataatagtgtattccactcttccacctgaaaccactatggatcctagatgtagagtcgagtgctttattgctgatccaacgttatccgtaactggataaccataaaggcagttgatgggtactccacaaagcatgctgagggacatgagtgacctagatggaatttgcccatcctgcataacaggataaatgtctatgggcccaatattgaactagacaaggatgacacggtctatgccttgtgttcaatatagacataagggcaaaagggtaattatacacataattattatcacagatggttttgtcagatcacatgacattttcgtgtcttgggtagcagtgatgtgttgctagataccgctcactgtttattatgttaaatgcgtgatttaatataattgtcaacgtcacgaaaacctacagggtcacacacaaaggacggattgatgagagatagagtaactaaggaataccgtaaggtacggtgcccttaagtgagttatagagcatcgtaaggtacgatgtacttgagtagaatacgaaatatggtaaggtaccatgagcttaagtgattttgggcatattataagatatgagccaaaatacacttaagtgggcttttagcttgaagcccacacaagtggttctataaatagaacccttgtgcagaagcaaaaattttgcggttgcattattttcgttttctctctctctctctctctctcactcaaagccttcattcataccagctagcactgagattgaaggaacccgttcgtgtggactgagtagagacgttgtcatcgttcaacgttcgtgatcgtttagtggatctgcatcaaagggtttgatcgtcacaagagatctgcatcaaagggtttgatcgtcacaagagatctgcaccaaaggattcaaccgtcacaagaggtaaatattctatcactgatcatgaccattcgtaaggatctctaaaggagaaaattttaatttccgctgcgctttgggtcgcaaatTCTCCTTCACCGTCACCTTTGGCTAGGGTTGTATGCAGTGCATGTTGGGCAGACATTGCCAGAAAATGAACACTGACGTTTTTTCTTCTTTCATGCAGGTTTGTCTTTACATTTGCTCTTGGAGCTGGTCCAGTTCCAGGTCTACTTCTAACAGAAATCTTTCCCAGTCGAATCAGAGCCAAAGCCATGGCATTTTGTATGTCTGTACATTGGGTAATTTTCTTCTGCTTGTTTGTAATTTATGCTCTGTTCTATTACAAATTAGTCAAAGTTACATCGTCTGCACACCGTTTAGTCTAACCAAGTTTGATAAATTATGTTATACTTTCCTGAATTTTACCATGGTTGAATTGAGAAAATGAAGACTTCTAAAGTTCATTGCAATTTTGTACAGGTCTGTAATTTCCTTGTTGGGTTACTGTTCTTGCGTTTACTGGAGAAACTTGGTCCACAACTGCTTTACTCAATGTTTGCTACATTCTGCATGATGGCAGTAATCTTTGTAAAAAGAAATGTGGTGGAAACCAAAGCGAAATCACTTCAAGAAATTGAGATAGCACTTCTTCCCCAAGACTAGAGCTTCTTACAAAAACCCATTCACTGCAGTAATTTTGCATAATTTGGGGGCTATCATAGTGTCGGCTATGAGCATATTATGAACAAATGTTAACAATGATTGTTCAATCCATTTCCGAAAAATGCAGCAATTTCTTTCATAAGTTTTAAGatatattgttttatttttttgttcATAAGTAAACTAAAAGTTTAAAGACTAGTATAAAATTGTGCTATTTAAATCCTAGATAAAATCCACTTGTGTTGGGTTTATTTTGGAATGAGCTCAATTATTTTTAAAACCGAATAAACCGCATTATGAAACCGAACCGAACAAAACCGAAACCGAAAATAACCGAATTGCAAACCGGTCGGTTTTGGTTATGTTTTTTCCAACCGATGGTTAGGTCGGATTGGGAATTTGGGTCCGAAAACCGATCCAACCCAACCGATGTCCACCCCTAGTGCATATATCGCCTCATCTTCATGTTATTCTATTTGATTAAGGTATTACTTTTACAATTTGTTTATTCATTCACATGCTAATTCACATGCTAACAGTACTTCTTCTTCTACTCTTATTTTCTCGTTCTTTTCATTcattttttccttttctcttttttttttttaattcatcCATGTTACACGTACAAACATGATAAAAGCATATAAACTAGACTCTTGaatacttttttttttttcaattgcAAATTACACAtatcaaaatttatttttttaattgttaGCTTATTAactttttgtttattttgttgtgcttatttttagaaatatttttaTGGAGATGAATGAGAATGATGTTGATTTAGTTCACCGTAAAAAGACGTCAATGATCAAGCAAACACATCGGAAGAATGGATTCCAGTTTACGACGATGAACTCAAATTTATGATTGGAAATGTATTTAATACCTTAGTAAAAGGAGAAAGTTTTTATAAAAAGTATGCACATGCCGTTGGTTTTAGTGTGCGTAGTTCGACTGAAACAAAAGATAAAATTGATGTCAAATGAAAGTATTTTCTTTGCTTAAAAGAAGGTTTTAAAACATAAAAAAAGATAATGTTACCCGAATTGCTTATTAGTGAAAATAGTTTTCCTAA from Lathyrus oleraceus cultivar Zhongwan6 chromosome 7, CAAS_Psat_ZW6_1.0, whole genome shotgun sequence encodes the following:
- the LOC127104288 gene encoding probable plastidic glucose transporter 2; the protein is MRLWLFRWRVCFGVSTIPAAILALAMVFCAESPHWLYKQGRTAEAEVEFERLLGVSEAKFAISQLSKVDRGDDTDTVKFSELLHFRFAVVFIGSTLFALQQLSGINAVFYFSSTVFKSAGVPSDVANVCIGFANLTGSIISTVLMDKLGRKVLLFWSFFGMAISMIIQATGASSLLLNTGALYLSVGGMLMFVFTFALGAGPVPGLLLTEIFPSRIRAKAMAFCMSVHWVCNFLVGLLFLRLLEKLGPQLLYSMFATFCMMAVIFVKRNVVETKAKSLQEIEIALLPQD